In the Anguilla anguilla isolate fAngAng1 chromosome 7, fAngAng1.pri, whole genome shotgun sequence genome, one interval contains:
- the LOC118231366 gene encoding neuronal acetylcholine receptor subunit alpha-3-like isoform X1 codes for MNSTWKQTLLLLCVGFIIKECFSSKGEDRLFRRLFRRYNQFIRPVENVSDPVTVEFEVSISQLVKVDEVNQIMETNLWLRHIWNDYKLKWAPADYDGIEFIRVPSNKIWRPDIVLYNNAVGDFLVEDKTKALLKFDGTITWVPPAIFKSSCPMDITYFPFDYQNCSMKFGSWTYDKAKIDLVLIGSKVNLKDFWESGEWEIIDAPGYKHDIKYNCCEEIYPDITYSFYIRRLPLFYTINLIIPCLLISFLTVLVFYLPSDCGEKVTLCISVLLSLTVFLLVITETIPSTSLVIPLIGEYLLFTMIFVTLSIVITVFVLNVHYRTPTTHTMPSWVRSVFLGVLPRVMLMRRPIDQQPSPERLGGAGAAGGDGGGVGCGGRSCGEGGRKRKSATRHPQDGVNCLEYGENKMAADPKKCPCQQGKDAPVLPDSSKLSRQLTSPPVNTVVAFSVVSPEIKQAIESVKYIAENMRSRNKAKEVEDDWKYVAMVIDRIFLWVFVLVCVLGTLGLFLQPLIGFFT; via the exons ATGAATTCAACGTGGAAACAGACTTTGCTTCTCCTTTGCGTGGGTTTCATAATAAAAG AATGCTTCTCATCCAAGGGGGAGGACCGGCTATTTCGTCGGCTGTTCCGCAGGTATAACCAGTTCATCCGGCCCGTGGAGAACGTGTCCGATCCAGTGACTGTGGAGTTTGAGGTCTCCATTTCTCAGCTGGTCAAAGTC GATGAAGTGAATCAGATCATGGAGACTAATCTCTGGCTACGACAT ATTTGGAATGATTACAAGTTGAAATGGGCTCCAGCAGATTACGATGGAATTGAATTTATACGTGTgccatcaaataaaatatggagACCTGACATTGTGTTGTACAACAA CGCTGTTGGGGATTTCTTAGTAGAAGACAAAACCAAGGCGCTGTTGAAGTTTGACGGTACAATCACCTGGGTCCCACCAGCTATCTTTAAAAGCTCTTGCCCAATGGACATAACCTACTTTCCCTTCGACTACCAGAACTGCTCCATGAAGTTCGGGTCCTGGACCTATGACAAGGCCAAGATTGACCTTGTGCTCATCGGGTCGAAGGTCAACCTGAAAGACTTCTGGGAGAGCGGCGAGTGGGAGATTATCGACGCCCCGGGATACAAGCATGACATCAAATACAACTGCTGTGAGGAGATCTACCCGGACATCACCTACTCCTTCTACATCCGTCGCCTCCCGCTCTTCTACACCATCAACCTCATCATCCCCTGCCTGCTCATCTCCTTCCTGACCGTGCTGGTCTTCTACCTGCCCTCTGACTGCGGCGAGAAGGTCACCCTCTGCATCTCGGTCCTCCTCTCGCTGACCGTGTTCCTGCTGGTCATCACCGAGACCATCCCGTCCACCTCGCTGGTCATCCCGCTCATCGGCGAGTACCTACTCTTCACCATGATCTTCGTCACGCTCTCCATCGTCATCACCGTCTTCGTGCTCAACGTCCACTACCGCACGCCCACCACCCACACCATGCCCTCCTGGGTGCGGTCCGTCTTCCTCGGTGTCCTGCCCCGGGTGATGCTGATGCGCCGGCCCATCGACCAGCAGCCGTCTCCCGAGCGattgggcggggccggggccgcGGGCGGGGACGGCGGGGGCGTGGGTTGCGGCGGGAGGAGCTGCGGGGAAGGGGGCAGGAAGCGGAAAAGCGCCACCCGCCACCCGCAGGACGGCGTGAACTGCCTGGAGTACGGCGAGAACAAGATGGCCGCCGACCCCAAGAAGTGCCCCTGCCAGCAGGGCAAGGACGCCCCCGTGCTCCCGGATTCCAGCAAGCTCAGCCGGCAGCTGACCTCGCCGCCCGTAAACACGGTGGTGGCCTTCTCCGTGGTGTCGCCCGAGATCAAGCAGGCTATCGAGAGCGTCAAATACATCGCCGAGAACATGCGGAGCCGCAACAAAGCCAAAGAG GTGGAGGATGACTGGAAGTACGTGGCCATGGTCATCGACCGGATCTTCCTCTGGGTGTTCGTGCTGGTCTGTGTGCTCGGGACGCTTGGCCTGTTCCTCCAGCCCCTCATCGGTTTCTTCACATAG
- the LOC118231366 gene encoding neuronal acetylcholine receptor subunit alpha-3-like isoform X2: MNCWMGVQECFSSKGEDRLFRRLFRRYNQFIRPVENVSDPVTVEFEVSISQLVKVDEVNQIMETNLWLRHIWNDYKLKWAPADYDGIEFIRVPSNKIWRPDIVLYNNAVGDFLVEDKTKALLKFDGTITWVPPAIFKSSCPMDITYFPFDYQNCSMKFGSWTYDKAKIDLVLIGSKVNLKDFWESGEWEIIDAPGYKHDIKYNCCEEIYPDITYSFYIRRLPLFYTINLIIPCLLISFLTVLVFYLPSDCGEKVTLCISVLLSLTVFLLVITETIPSTSLVIPLIGEYLLFTMIFVTLSIVITVFVLNVHYRTPTTHTMPSWVRSVFLGVLPRVMLMRRPIDQQPSPERLGGAGAAGGDGGGVGCGGRSCGEGGRKRKSATRHPQDGVNCLEYGENKMAADPKKCPCQQGKDAPVLPDSSKLSRQLTSPPVNTVVAFSVVSPEIKQAIESVKYIAENMRSRNKAKEVEDDWKYVAMVIDRIFLWVFVLVCVLGTLGLFLQPLIGFFT; encoded by the exons ATGAATTGTTGGATGGGGGTTCAAG AATGCTTCTCATCCAAGGGGGAGGACCGGCTATTTCGTCGGCTGTTCCGCAGGTATAACCAGTTCATCCGGCCCGTGGAGAACGTGTCCGATCCAGTGACTGTGGAGTTTGAGGTCTCCATTTCTCAGCTGGTCAAAGTC GATGAAGTGAATCAGATCATGGAGACTAATCTCTGGCTACGACAT ATTTGGAATGATTACAAGTTGAAATGGGCTCCAGCAGATTACGATGGAATTGAATTTATACGTGTgccatcaaataaaatatggagACCTGACATTGTGTTGTACAACAA CGCTGTTGGGGATTTCTTAGTAGAAGACAAAACCAAGGCGCTGTTGAAGTTTGACGGTACAATCACCTGGGTCCCACCAGCTATCTTTAAAAGCTCTTGCCCAATGGACATAACCTACTTTCCCTTCGACTACCAGAACTGCTCCATGAAGTTCGGGTCCTGGACCTATGACAAGGCCAAGATTGACCTTGTGCTCATCGGGTCGAAGGTCAACCTGAAAGACTTCTGGGAGAGCGGCGAGTGGGAGATTATCGACGCCCCGGGATACAAGCATGACATCAAATACAACTGCTGTGAGGAGATCTACCCGGACATCACCTACTCCTTCTACATCCGTCGCCTCCCGCTCTTCTACACCATCAACCTCATCATCCCCTGCCTGCTCATCTCCTTCCTGACCGTGCTGGTCTTCTACCTGCCCTCTGACTGCGGCGAGAAGGTCACCCTCTGCATCTCGGTCCTCCTCTCGCTGACCGTGTTCCTGCTGGTCATCACCGAGACCATCCCGTCCACCTCGCTGGTCATCCCGCTCATCGGCGAGTACCTACTCTTCACCATGATCTTCGTCACGCTCTCCATCGTCATCACCGTCTTCGTGCTCAACGTCCACTACCGCACGCCCACCACCCACACCATGCCCTCCTGGGTGCGGTCCGTCTTCCTCGGTGTCCTGCCCCGGGTGATGCTGATGCGCCGGCCCATCGACCAGCAGCCGTCTCCCGAGCGattgggcggggccggggccgcGGGCGGGGACGGCGGGGGCGTGGGTTGCGGCGGGAGGAGCTGCGGGGAAGGGGGCAGGAAGCGGAAAAGCGCCACCCGCCACCCGCAGGACGGCGTGAACTGCCTGGAGTACGGCGAGAACAAGATGGCCGCCGACCCCAAGAAGTGCCCCTGCCAGCAGGGCAAGGACGCCCCCGTGCTCCCGGATTCCAGCAAGCTCAGCCGGCAGCTGACCTCGCCGCCCGTAAACACGGTGGTGGCCTTCTCCGTGGTGTCGCCCGAGATCAAGCAGGCTATCGAGAGCGTCAAATACATCGCCGAGAACATGCGGAGCCGCAACAAAGCCAAAGAG GTGGAGGATGACTGGAAGTACGTGGCCATGGTCATCGACCGGATCTTCCTCTGGGTGTTCGTGCTGGTCTGTGTGCTCGGGACGCTTGGCCTGTTCCTCCAGCCCCTCATCGGTTTCTTCACATAG
- the LOC118231366 gene encoding neuronal acetylcholine receptor subunit alpha-3-like isoform X3, with product MLGQECFSSKGEDRLFRRLFRRYNQFIRPVENVSDPVTVEFEVSISQLVKVDEVNQIMETNLWLRHIWNDYKLKWAPADYDGIEFIRVPSNKIWRPDIVLYNNAVGDFLVEDKTKALLKFDGTITWVPPAIFKSSCPMDITYFPFDYQNCSMKFGSWTYDKAKIDLVLIGSKVNLKDFWESGEWEIIDAPGYKHDIKYNCCEEIYPDITYSFYIRRLPLFYTINLIIPCLLISFLTVLVFYLPSDCGEKVTLCISVLLSLTVFLLVITETIPSTSLVIPLIGEYLLFTMIFVTLSIVITVFVLNVHYRTPTTHTMPSWVRSVFLGVLPRVMLMRRPIDQQPSPERLGGAGAAGGDGGGVGCGGRSCGEGGRKRKSATRHPQDGVNCLEYGENKMAADPKKCPCQQGKDAPVLPDSSKLSRQLTSPPVNTVVAFSVVSPEIKQAIESVKYIAENMRSRNKAKEVEDDWKYVAMVIDRIFLWVFVLVCVLGTLGLFLQPLIGFFT from the exons ATGTTAGGCCAAG AATGCTTCTCATCCAAGGGGGAGGACCGGCTATTTCGTCGGCTGTTCCGCAGGTATAACCAGTTCATCCGGCCCGTGGAGAACGTGTCCGATCCAGTGACTGTGGAGTTTGAGGTCTCCATTTCTCAGCTGGTCAAAGTC GATGAAGTGAATCAGATCATGGAGACTAATCTCTGGCTACGACAT ATTTGGAATGATTACAAGTTGAAATGGGCTCCAGCAGATTACGATGGAATTGAATTTATACGTGTgccatcaaataaaatatggagACCTGACATTGTGTTGTACAACAA CGCTGTTGGGGATTTCTTAGTAGAAGACAAAACCAAGGCGCTGTTGAAGTTTGACGGTACAATCACCTGGGTCCCACCAGCTATCTTTAAAAGCTCTTGCCCAATGGACATAACCTACTTTCCCTTCGACTACCAGAACTGCTCCATGAAGTTCGGGTCCTGGACCTATGACAAGGCCAAGATTGACCTTGTGCTCATCGGGTCGAAGGTCAACCTGAAAGACTTCTGGGAGAGCGGCGAGTGGGAGATTATCGACGCCCCGGGATACAAGCATGACATCAAATACAACTGCTGTGAGGAGATCTACCCGGACATCACCTACTCCTTCTACATCCGTCGCCTCCCGCTCTTCTACACCATCAACCTCATCATCCCCTGCCTGCTCATCTCCTTCCTGACCGTGCTGGTCTTCTACCTGCCCTCTGACTGCGGCGAGAAGGTCACCCTCTGCATCTCGGTCCTCCTCTCGCTGACCGTGTTCCTGCTGGTCATCACCGAGACCATCCCGTCCACCTCGCTGGTCATCCCGCTCATCGGCGAGTACCTACTCTTCACCATGATCTTCGTCACGCTCTCCATCGTCATCACCGTCTTCGTGCTCAACGTCCACTACCGCACGCCCACCACCCACACCATGCCCTCCTGGGTGCGGTCCGTCTTCCTCGGTGTCCTGCCCCGGGTGATGCTGATGCGCCGGCCCATCGACCAGCAGCCGTCTCCCGAGCGattgggcggggccggggccgcGGGCGGGGACGGCGGGGGCGTGGGTTGCGGCGGGAGGAGCTGCGGGGAAGGGGGCAGGAAGCGGAAAAGCGCCACCCGCCACCCGCAGGACGGCGTGAACTGCCTGGAGTACGGCGAGAACAAGATGGCCGCCGACCCCAAGAAGTGCCCCTGCCAGCAGGGCAAGGACGCCCCCGTGCTCCCGGATTCCAGCAAGCTCAGCCGGCAGCTGACCTCGCCGCCCGTAAACACGGTGGTGGCCTTCTCCGTGGTGTCGCCCGAGATCAAGCAGGCTATCGAGAGCGTCAAATACATCGCCGAGAACATGCGGAGCCGCAACAAAGCCAAAGAG GTGGAGGATGACTGGAAGTACGTGGCCATGGTCATCGACCGGATCTTCCTCTGGGTGTTCGTGCTGGTCTGTGTGCTCGGGACGCTTGGCCTGTTCCTCCAGCCCCTCATCGGTTTCTTCACATAG